A window of Costertonia aggregata contains these coding sequences:
- a CDS encoding NifU family protein: MKDFTITTVPTSNPAILKFETNQFITKNNNYEYKNIDEAKNSPLAQQLFYLPFIKTVYISGNFIALERYDIVQWDDVKDEVAQQLVDYLNEGEPVVNETETTKKVPVTVYAESTPNPSAMKFVVNKRIVPTVFEFKNIDEAKDSELAKQLFLLPFVKEVFFDENYVSINKYDVAEWDEITLEVRELIRNFIADGKEVVSQQGLSKKVTETPEKILEDDSLDDTSKEIIAILEEYVKPAVAMDGGNIMFKSYEAESKTVNVILQGSCSGCPSSTFTLKNGIENTLKNMMGDRINEVVALNG, translated from the coding sequence ATGAAAGATTTCACGATTACAACGGTCCCAACGAGCAATCCGGCTATCTTAAAGTTCGAGACCAATCAGTTTATCACAAAAAACAATAATTACGAGTATAAAAATATAGACGAAGCTAAAAATTCGCCTTTGGCCCAGCAGTTGTTTTACCTGCCATTCATCAAAACCGTCTACATCTCCGGTAATTTTATCGCTTTGGAACGGTACGATATCGTACAATGGGACGATGTTAAGGACGAAGTGGCGCAACAGTTGGTAGATTATCTGAATGAAGGCGAGCCCGTGGTAAATGAAACAGAGACCACCAAGAAAGTGCCCGTTACGGTGTATGCGGAGTCCACACCCAATCCCTCGGCCATGAAATTCGTGGTCAACAAACGTATTGTACCTACGGTATTTGAATTCAAAAACATAGATGAAGCCAAAGATTCAGAACTGGCCAAGCAATTATTTCTTTTACCCTTTGTAAAAGAAGTGTTCTTTGACGAAAATTATGTTTCGATAAACAAATACGATGTTGCCGAATGGGATGAAATCACTTTAGAAGTTCGTGAACTCATACGAAACTTCATTGCGGACGGAAAAGAAGTCGTATCACAGCAGGGCCTTTCAAAAAAAGTGACCGAAACCCCGGAAAAAATCTTGGAGGATGACAGCCTTGACGACACCTCGAAAGAAATCATAGCTATTTTGGAAGAATACGTAAAACCGGCAGTAGCTATGGATGGCGGTAATATTATGTTCAAATCCTATGAGGCAGAAAGCAAAACGGTGAACGTGATCCTACAAGGGTCATGTAGCGGCTGTCCCTCATCTACCTTCACATTAAAAAACGGAATTGAAAATACACTCAAAAATATGATGGGTGACCGTATAAACGAAGTAGTAGCGCTTAATGGGTAA
- a CDS encoding mechanosensitive ion channel family protein, which produces MEQFTNYKEHIDNAIKWFWEALPSLVLAIILLIVGTYIIRLINKLVRKFFQKKDYDPSLETFLQSFISIALKIILFVLVITQLGVQSSSLVAIIGAAGLAIGLALQGSLSNFAGGVLILLFKPFKVGDFISAQGVDGTVKEISIFTTKLNTFGNQVAIIPNGQLSNNNIINYNAESTRRDKIDVGIGYGSNIKKAKDILLQICAENENILKEPAPEVYVGELADSSVNLTLRFWANNDVFWSAHFYVMEELKHRFDAENIEIPFPQRDIHNKS; this is translated from the coding sequence ATGGAACAATTCACAAATTATAAAGAACATATCGATAACGCCATCAAATGGTTTTGGGAAGCTTTGCCCAGCTTGGTATTAGCCATAATACTTTTAATAGTCGGCACCTATATCATTAGATTGATAAACAAACTGGTACGTAAGTTTTTTCAAAAAAAAGATTACGATCCATCATTGGAAACTTTTCTGCAAAGCTTCATTTCCATAGCGTTAAAAATTATACTGTTTGTACTGGTAATCACACAATTGGGAGTTCAATCCTCGTCTTTGGTAGCCATAATCGGTGCTGCAGGTCTAGCTATTGGTTTGGCCTTACAGGGGTCGCTGTCCAACTTTGCGGGTGGTGTTCTGATATTGCTCTTCAAACCCTTTAAGGTCGGGGATTTTATCTCTGCACAGGGCGTGGATGGCACGGTAAAGGAAATATCGATATTCACGACAAAATTGAATACATTTGGTAACCAAGTGGCCATAATTCCAAACGGGCAACTCTCCAACAACAACATCATCAATTACAATGCAGAAAGTACTAGGCGCGACAAAATAGATGTTGGTATAGGTTATGGTTCAAACATTAAAAAAGCAAAGGATATTTTATTGCAGATATGTGCTGAAAACGAAAACATACTCAAAGAACCGGCTCCCGAAGTATATGTTGGGGAGTTGGCCGATAGTTCGGTAAATCTTACACTACGTTTTTGGGCAAACAACGATGTTTTTTGGTCCGCCCATTTTTATGTGATGGAAGAATTAAAACATAGGTTTGATGCCGAAAATATTGAAATTCCTTTCCCGCAAAGGGATATACATAATAAGTCTTAA
- a CDS encoding dodecin family protein, with translation MAILKVIEVLANSDKSWEDATKKAVAQASKSVKNIRSVYVNEQSAMVDNGEVSEFRVNVKITFEVK, from the coding sequence ATGGCAATTTTAAAAGTTATAGAAGTACTGGCAAATTCTGATAAAAGTTGGGAAGATGCCACTAAAAAAGCGGTAGCCCAAGCATCAAAATCGGTCAAGAACATACGCTCGGTTTATGTAAACGAACAAAGTGCAATGGTAGACAATGGCGAAGTCTCCGAGTTTCGCGTAAATGTAAAGATCACTTTTGAAGTGAAATAA
- the tsaB gene encoding tRNA (adenosine(37)-N6)-threonylcarbamoyltransferase complex dimerization subunit type 1 TsaB: MALILNLETATTNCSVCVAKNGKRLALKEHNTPNYSHSEQLHIFIEKVLKEASVSFRDLDAIAVSKGPGSYTGLRIGVSAAKGLCFALDIPLVSIATLDSMAFQGAAKTYDFIIPLLDARRMEVYSKVFDTEVNIIRDTKAEIIDENSFLEYLQKGKTLLLGSGAEKCKKIVRHTNVHFDTHVVPSSKEMAILSYEKLKANDFEDVAYFEPFYLKDFIGTINKP; the protein is encoded by the coding sequence ATGGCATTGATTCTAAATTTAGAGACCGCTACGACCAACTGCTCGGTGTGCGTGGCCAAAAACGGCAAACGTTTAGCGTTGAAAGAGCATAATACCCCAAACTATTCCCATTCTGAACAGTTGCATATTTTTATCGAGAAGGTATTGAAAGAAGCTTCTGTCTCTTTTCGTGATTTAGATGCCATTGCCGTCAGCAAAGGGCCTGGATCTTATACTGGACTCAGAATTGGGGTTTCGGCCGCTAAGGGCCTTTGTTTTGCTTTGGATATACCCTTGGTTTCCATCGCAACATTAGACAGCATGGCTTTTCAGGGTGCGGCAAAAACCTACGATTTTATAATCCCGCTCTTGGATGCTAGGCGAATGGAGGTCTATTCCAAGGTTTTTGATACAGAAGTCAATATTATAAGAGATACCAAGGCCGAAATTATTGATGAAAATTCCTTCTTGGAATATCTGCAAAAAGGCAAAACGCTTTTATTGGGGAGCGGGGCGGAAAAATGTAAAAAGATCGTTCGTCACACTAATGTCCATTTTGATACACATGTCGTTCCGTCTTCAAAAGAAATGGCGATTTTATCATATGAAAAACTCAAAGCAAACGATTTTGAGGATGTAGCTTACTTTGAGCCTTTTTATTTGAAAGATTTCATCGGTACGATCAATAAACCTTAA
- a CDS encoding thioredoxin domain-containing protein, whose product MPHKHTNNLINETSPYLLQHAHNPVQWEAWSEDLLKKAQQENKLLLISIGYAACHWCHVMEHECFEDEEVARTMNADFINIKIDREERPDIDHIYMDALQMMTGSGGWPLNVVALPDGRPFWGATYVKKNDWIKVLKQLSDLHKKDPEKVTGYAKNMAEGIQQINLVEHKTDTELYTLPKLDDAVQDWSNYFDTFLGGYKRAPKFMMPVNLDFLLHYSTSQNNENILEYVNTTLTRMAYGGIFDHVGGGFSRYAVDTKWHVPHFEKMLYDNGQLVSLYAQAYAATKNELYKKVIEKTVQFVTDELMDENHAFYSSLDADSLNEHGTLEEGAYYVWKKEVLKNILCKDYKIFEEYYNINPYGHWENDNFVLIRDKTNAAIAKKYSITVEQLNATLETCLALLSKERDKRSRPRLDDKILTSWNGLMLKGLVDAYRYLQNNEYLQLAQQNGNFIMNTMMKKDGSLFHNHKNGKSTINGYLEDYASVIDAFIGLYEVTFDTKWLNSAKNLTNYCIAHFYDNGSGLFFFTSKKDPFVIRRTLEVADNVIPASNSIMAKNLFKLSKLFSDESYAEKVNIMLKNVQDNFGKNAQSHANWLHLILYKNQPYYEVAIVGKEYIYKAKEIHQAYLPNTVLAATEKDGELALVQHRHIEHSTQIYICEEGVCKLPLTQTKKALALLNKTMVR is encoded by the coding sequence ATGCCACATAAACACACCAATAACCTTATAAACGAAACCAGCCCGTACCTCTTGCAGCATGCCCACAATCCGGTACAATGGGAAGCATGGAGCGAGGACCTATTGAAGAAAGCCCAACAAGAAAATAAGCTGTTGCTCATCAGTATCGGTTATGCCGCTTGCCACTGGTGCCACGTTATGGAACATGAGTGTTTTGAGGACGAAGAGGTGGCCCGTACCATGAATGCGGATTTTATCAATATCAAAATTGACCGGGAAGAAAGACCTGATATTGATCATATTTATATGGATGCGCTGCAAATGATGACCGGTAGCGGTGGTTGGCCCTTGAATGTTGTCGCCTTGCCCGATGGCCGCCCTTTTTGGGGAGCTACCTACGTAAAAAAAAATGATTGGATAAAAGTACTGAAGCAGCTATCCGATTTACATAAGAAAGACCCCGAAAAGGTAACAGGTTATGCCAAGAACATGGCAGAAGGCATTCAACAAATAAATTTAGTGGAACATAAAACAGATACGGAACTTTATACTTTACCTAAATTGGATGATGCAGTTCAAGACTGGTCAAATTATTTCGACACTTTTCTAGGGGGCTATAAACGTGCACCCAAGTTTATGATGCCCGTAAACCTAGATTTTTTATTGCATTACAGTACTTCCCAAAACAATGAAAACATTTTGGAATATGTAAACACCACCCTTACCCGTATGGCTTATGGCGGCATATTTGACCATGTGGGCGGAGGTTTTTCCAGATATGCGGTAGATACCAAATGGCATGTTCCCCATTTTGAAAAAATGCTTTATGACAATGGGCAATTGGTAAGTCTTTATGCCCAGGCATATGCGGCGACCAAAAATGAGCTCTATAAAAAAGTAATCGAAAAAACCGTTCAATTTGTGACCGATGAATTAATGGATGAAAACCATGCATTTTATTCTTCCCTGGATGCAGATAGTTTAAACGAACATGGTACTTTAGAGGAAGGCGCCTATTATGTTTGGAAAAAAGAGGTACTAAAAAATATTTTGTGCAAGGATTATAAAATCTTTGAGGAATATTACAATATAAACCCTTACGGTCATTGGGAAAATGACAATTTTGTCTTGATACGTGACAAGACCAACGCGGCGATAGCAAAAAAGTATTCGATTACCGTTGAACAGCTCAATGCAACACTGGAAACATGCTTGGCGCTACTTTCTAAGGAGCGGGACAAAAGGAGCAGACCAAGGCTGGACGACAAAATATTGACATCATGGAACGGTCTGATGCTCAAAGGATTGGTTGACGCATATAGATACTTACAAAACAATGAGTATCTACAGTTGGCCCAACAAAACGGAAATTTTATCATGAATACGATGATGAAAAAAGATGGGAGTCTTTTTCATAACCACAAAAATGGCAAAAGCACTATAAATGGGTATTTAGAGGATTATGCATCGGTCATTGATGCATTCATAGGCCTGTACGAAGTTACTTTTGATACCAAATGGCTCAATTCGGCCAAAAACTTGACGAACTATTGTATTGCCCATTTTTATGACAATGGCAGTGGTCTATTTTTCTTTACATCAAAAAAAGACCCTTTTGTCATTAGAAGAACACTGGAAGTGGCCGACAATGTGATACCCGCATCCAACTCCATTATGGCGAAGAACCTTTTTAAACTCTCCAAACTTTTTTCTGATGAAAGTTATGCCGAAAAGGTCAACATTATGCTGAAAAACGTACAGGACAATTTTGGTAAAAACGCACAAAGCCACGCCAATTGGTTACACTTGATATTATATAAAAACCAGCCTTATTATGAAGTCGCTATCGTAGGAAAAGAATACATATACAAAGCAAAAGAAATACACCAAGCCTATTTGCCAAATACTGTACTTGCGGCAACCGAAAAAGACGGGGAACTTGCATTGGTACAGCATAGGCATATTGAGCATTCTACTCAAATTTATATTTGCGAAGAAGGTGTTTGCAAGCTTCCATTGACCCAAACAAAAAAAGCTTTAGCCCTATTGAACAAGACCATGGTACGTTAA